Sequence from the Rhodanobacter sp. genome:
ACCACGGTGGGCATCACGAATTCGGTACCGAAGGCCTGCGCGAACCAGCCCAACACCCGCACGCGCGCACCGATACGCGGCGACGGCACGGCGGTACCGGCCTCGCGCAGCCGCGATTCCCAGAACGCCGCGTTGGCCTGCTCGCCCTCGGCGATGCGACGGTAGGCATGCGCCAGGCGCTCGTCGGTGGCCGCCTCGGCCAGACGCGCATACAACGCAGCGTTGTCGCGCTCGATGCGCAGGTTGATGCGGTAACGGCGGATGCGGTGGTCGAGCATGGGTTCAGTCGTCCCGTTCGTCGTCGCGCTGCTCCAGCCAGACCGGCATCGCCAGCAGCACGATGGCGAAGCGGAACGCGCGCATGGATGCCGCGCTCGAGATGTGCTGCGCCCTCAGCGCCCGAACAGTTTCTTGAAACCGTTGTCGCTGAAGCCCACGCTGACGCTGCCGTCCTCCTTCAACACCACCGGGCGGCGCACCAGCGCGGGATGCTCCTTCAAAAGCAGGGTCCACTCCGGATCGCTGCCGGGGTTCTTGCGCTGCGGCAGCAGGTTGCGCCAGGTGGTGGACGACTTGTTGACCAACGCCTCCCAGCCGCCGAGCTGCGCCGCCCAAGCCTTGAGCGTGGCCGCCGGCACCGGGTTGGCGCGGTAGTCCACGAAGGTGTACGGCACCGCGAAGCGGTCCAGCCAGTTGCGCGCCTTGCGGCAGGTGTCGCAGGTGGTCAGGCCGTAGAGGGTCGTCATGCTTTGTCACCTCGTCGTGCGTCGTCGACGCGACGCATCAAGTCTTCTGCAATGGGATTGCGCGCGAATGGATTGAACTGAAAAGTCGGCCGCTTCGGTATGAAAGCGATTTCGTCACCCAACTCGCAAGGAACGCGAAGGCGCAACGTCACATTTTTTGGACTGCGGAACTGTCCCATGCTGACATTCATCATGTTTG
This genomic interval carries:
- a CDS encoding arsenate reductase; this translates as MTTLYGLTTCDTCRKARNWLDRFAVPYTFVDYRANPVPAATLKAWAAQLGGWEALVNKSSTTWRNLLPQRKNPGSDPEWTLLLKEHPALVRRPVVLKEDGSVSVGFSDNGFKKLFGR